From the Streptomyces sp. Sge12 genome, the window TCCCGGCGCCGGAACCATGGACCCCATGTAGACATCCCGGCGGTCGCCGAACCGCCAACTCGCCGCACCGCACCACCCCGTGGGATCCCCGGGGCAACCCTTGCGTAGGGTTGCTACTGGGAATTCTTTGACAGGTGTACGTAAGGGGGACACGGGGTGGTTTCGTTCGACGAGGAATGGGCGCGCCACAGGGGCGCTGCCGCGGATGAACCGGGCATGCGGCTGGCGAGCGCGGCGAGCGCCCAGGACAGCGGCGGCGGCGGTGGCGACGGGGACATCAAGTCCAGCAGGGCCGCGTGGACGGCGGCGGGCGTTGCGGTCGGGGGCCTGGGCGGTGACCTGAAGAAGGCGCTGACCGGCCTCGAGACGGGTCAGACCGGCCTCGCCACCGGCGGCGGTGTGGAGACCGCGGGGGCACAGTCCGAGGTCTACCAGACCTGGAAGACGTACCTGGAGTCGCTCTCCGGCCGGTGCACCGGCCTGCAGGGCAAGCTGGAGCGGGTGGGGATCGACCTGTTCCTCACCGACGAGAACATCAAGGGCCTCTTCGCGGAGCTGGGGAAGCAGTACCAGGACACCCCTGCCACCGGCGGGCAGGGGAGGTGACCTGAGCCGTGAACATCGAGGCACTCAAGACGCTCAAGCTGCACGAGTTCGAGGAGGCGGCGGCCGGATACCGCTCCACCAGCGACATGGCGAGCCAGGCCAAGGACGCGCTGGAACAGCGGATCACGGCCCAGATGCAGAAGGCGCTCAAGGGAGTGGCGGTCGAGGCAGCCGTCGGCCAGCTGCGCGAGGTCGCGAAGGACTTCCACTACGTCCAGGTCGAGTGCGGCCTGATGGGTACGGCCCTGAAGGCCTTCGTGGCGGACATGCGCCCGCCGCAGAAGAAGCTGGAACAGGCGCTGTCGGAGGCGGCCGAGCACAAGTTCACGGTGGGCGCCGACGGGTCGGTGGCCTATCCGGCGGCCGGGGAGAACCCCGGCGGTTCGCCGCCGCAACCCGGATCGGCGAAGGGCACCCTGTCCGAGCCGGCCCGCGGGATCCTGCGGCAGGCGGGCAACATCGACCCGAACCCGAACTACAAGATCGCCCAGGACATCGCCAACCGCATCACTGAAGCCCTCAACGAGGCCACCGAGGCCGACACGAAGTGGGCGCCGCAGGTGCGCAAGCTCAAGGCGGACGACGACCTGGTCGTGTCCGACGGGGACTGGGCGGACGCCGGGAAGGACATGGAGGGCGTCCGCGGGGCGGGCCAGCACTACCTGGACTCGCTGCCCCAGCCGCCGAAGGACGGCTCGCCGCAGGCCAACGCAGACTGGTGGAAGGGGCTCGACGCCGACCAGCAGGCGGCATGGCTCTCGCTGCGGCCGGACGCCGTCGGCGCGATCGACGGCCTGCCCGCCACGGTCCGCGACGAGGCCAACCGCGCCGTCTTCGACGAGAAGCGCGGCACCTACCAGATGACGCTGAACGGCATCCCCAAACCACCCGCCAACGAGTGGACGTGGATAACCGCCGGCATGTACCCCTCCAAGGTGCACACCGACGAATGGATGCAGTGGGACAAGAAGTACGGCGACCAGTACCGGCACCTGCAGAGCTCCCTGAAGGGCATGGAGAGCATCCAGAAGCGCTTCGACGCGACGGGACAGAACAACCTGCCCGAGGCGTACCTGCTCGGCTTCAGCCCGGAGGGCAACGGCCGCGCGATCGTTGCCAACGGGAACCCCGACACGGCCGCGCACCAGGCCGTCTACGTGCCGGGCACGACGTCGAACCTGAGCAGCATCGGCGGCGACATCGGCCGCATGGAGAACGTCTGGCGTACGGCCACCGACGCGGCCGACGGCAAGCCGGTCTCCACGATCACCTGGCTCGGCTACGACGCCCCGCAGGACATCGTCAAGGACTCACCGTTCAGCCACTACGCCAATGACGGCGCCCCGGCCTTCAACCGGTTCATGGACGGCCTCGACGCGTCGCACACCGGCGACTCGGATCCGCACCGCACCGCGATCGGCCATTCCTACGGCACGACCCTCATCGGGTCGGCGGCCCGCCAGGGCGACCTGAACGCGGACGACGTCATCACCGCGGGCAGCCCGGGCGTCCAGGTCCCCAAGGCGGAACAGCTGGACGTGCCCAAGGGACACGTCTGGAACCAGGAGGCCGACGGGGACCCGGTCCCGGACATCGGCCGCTTCGGACACGGCGGCACCGACTGGGACGGTCCGTGGCGGATCCCCAGCGACGAGGTGTTCGGGGCCAACCAGATGACCACCGGCAGCAACGTCTCCGGCCACAGCGAGTACTGGAAGGAGGGGTCCGAGAGCCTGCGGAACCAGGGTCTGGTCGTGGCGGGGCACAGCGAGAACGTGACCCTCAAGCCGCCACCGAACCACTGGGAGCACGTGAAGTAGCCGTGACGGCCGCCGCAGGCCGTCCTCTCCCTGGCCCGAACGACGATTGAGACCCCGTTGTGAAGATCAAACCGGGCGCCACGGCGCTCCTGCTCCTTCCCTCCCTCGCCCTCACCACCCTGACTGGATGCAGCATGAACGACTCCGCAGACCCGGACGCGACCCCCGTCGTGGGCACCAGCACCTCGCGCGATGCCGCCGACGCGGTCGAGAAGGTGTCCAGCGAGCTCTACGACCTGCTCGGGGTGCAGGGGAAGGCTTCCGAGAGCCGCTCCGGGGTCACGGAGTGCGAGGGCAAGGACCCGGCCAAGTACTTCCAGGTCTTCCACCCGTGGAGCTTCTACCCCGCTTCGGCCGACCGGCTCGACGAGGCGATGGAGCGGCTGAAGACCGAACTCCCCAAGCACGGCTGGAAGGTCGTCCGGTACGAGCCCGACACGAGCCAGGCCAAGAACCTCAACCTGACGGCCGACCACAGCGAGAAGAAGTACAGCGTCAGCATCGTCCAGATGAAGAAGAACGACCCGCCCAAGCTGAGCCTGACCGTCGTCTCCGGCTGCTACCAGGTCCCGGACGGCAAGGAGGTCGAGAGGTTCTGACCCCGAACGACCCGTGTGGGCCGGACCGTACGGCCCGGCCCACACGGCGGTGCGGGCGCCAACACACCGTCGCGCGGTGCGCCGCGGCCGCTTCACAAGGCTCCTACGCGGACGGCTCCTTGCCGCGCCTGCCGGGCTTGTCCTCCTTGCCGTGCCGACCGGACGAGCGGGAGCCGCTCGTATCGCCCGGCTTGCCATCACCCGTGCCGGGGACGACCGCGTCCTCGGCCTCCTTGCGGGCGGCGCGGTCGCCGCTTTCGCCCGGTGCCTCGGAGGGCGGGGTCGGCTTGCGGTCTTCCGAGTCGTTCATCGCATGCTTCCTTTCGTCTGATATCCCGGCCTAGGCCGGGAAGCGGTCCCACACCCGGTGCTCGGCGAGCAGTTCCGTCAGCGCCTTCACGGCGGAGGCCGGGTCGGCCGCGTCGACGATGCCGGGAGCGCCGGTCGGGACGCCCGCCTCGCCGAGCGCGGCCGCCGCTCCGTCCCAGCCGCCGATGGCCTTGGCGTGCCGGAACATCTCCGACACCAGCAGGAGCAGCCGCGGGTCGGTGGCCGGGCGTCGTACGGCCTTGCCCCGACCGCCCTTGCCCCGCCCCGCCTTGGCGTCCCGGGCCCCGTCGGCATCGGCCGCGGGGCCGGGCGCGCCCGCAAGGAGCAGGGCGTCGAACTCCGTGGACCGCGCGGTCGCGAACGTCCGCTGTACGGCGAGCGCCGCTTTGCCCGCGCCGAGGGAACCGCCGGTCGGAGCGATCACCAGCGGTGCCATTCCGGCCGCGAGTACGGCCTTCCGTGCGGCGGCGACGCCCTTCACGTCGCTGTCGGGCCCGGCGACGATGCCGACGACCCGACCGTCCAGTGGCCAGGTCCCCCCGATCTGCGACAGGGCGGCACTGGGCTCGACGCGCGCGAGGGGCTCCGTCGCGGCGGGCGCGGGCAGGCCGAGTCCCGCGGCCACCTGCGCGCACAGTTCGGAGTCGATGTTGGCGAGCACGCCGAGCACGCGTTCCCTGATGGCCTGCTCGTAGCACTTGGACAACTCGAAGGTGTAGGCCGCGATGATGTGTTCGCGTTCCACGGGGGTCATGCTCAGCCAGAACTGGCGGGGCTGGCTGAAGTGGTCGTCGAAGGATTCCGGAGCGGCCCGTTCCTTGTGGGCGGCGGGGAGTTCGACCGGCACCTCGATGAACGCGGCCGTGTCCGCGCCCGCCAGGAACGGACAACCGCCGTCCAGGCTGTTGGGGCGGTAGGGGGCGACACCCGCGTGCACGGCGCTCTGGTGCATGCCGTCGCGGAGCATGTCGTTGACGGGGGCGTGCGGCCGGTTGATCGGGATCTGCCCGAAGTTGGGTCCGCCGAGCCGGCTGATCTGGGTGTCCAGGTAGGAGAAGAGCCGTCCGGCCAGCAGCGGGTCGTCGGTGACGTCGATGCCGGGAACCAGATGGCCGGGGTGGAAGGCCACCTGTTCGGTCTCGGCGAAGTAGTTCTGCGGGTTTGCGTTCAACGTCATCAGACCGATCGGCTGTACGGCGGCCAGCTCCTCGGGCACGATCTTCGTCGGGTCGAGCAGGTCGATGCCCTCGAACGTCTGGTCCGGCGTGTCGGGGAAGGTCTGGATGCCCAGTTCCCACTGGGGGAAGGCGCCGGCCTCGATCGCGTCGGCGAGGTCGCGCCGGTGGAAGTCAGGGTCCATGCCGGCGGTGATCTGGGCTTCCTCCCACACCAGGGAGTGCACGCCGAGCCGGGGCTTCCAGTGGAACTTCACGAGCGTCGAGTCACCCTTGGCGTTGACCAGGCGGAAGGTGTGGACTCCGAAGCCCTCCATCATCCGGTAGGAGCGGGGGATGGCGCGGTCGGACATGTTCCAGAGGGTGTGGTGGGTGGCTTCGGTGTGCAGGGACACGAAGTCCCAGAACGTGTCGTGCGCGCTCTGGGCCTGTGGGATCTCGCGGTCCGGATGCGGCTTGGCGGCGTGGATGACGTCGGGAAACTTGAGCGCGTCCTGGATGAAGAAGACCGGGATGTTGTTGCCGACCAGGTCGAAGGTGCCTTCCCCGGTGTAGAACTTCGTCGCGAACCCCCGGGTGTCGCGCACGCTGTCGGCGGACCCGCGGGATCCGAGGACCGTCGAGAAGCGTACAAAGACCGGGGTCTCGACGCCTTTCGCCAGGAAGGCGGCCTTGGTGACCTTCGCCGCGGTTCCGTACCCGGTGAAAACGCCGTGGGCGGCCGCGCCCCGGGCGTGGACCACCCGCTCGGGGATCCGCTCGTGGTCGAAGTGGGTGATCTTCTCCCGCAGGTGGTGGTCCTGGAGGAGGACGGGGCCACGGGCTCCGGCCTTGAGTGAGTGGTCGCTGTCGTAGAGCCTGGCGCCCTGCGCGGTCGTCAGGTACGGGCCCGCCTGGGCGGCGGCGTCCGCGGACGCCCCGGTGGCCCGGCCGGTGGGGCTCAGGGCGTCCGGTCCGCGCTGGTCGGCCTTGGGCGGCAGCGGCTCCCGCGGGTCCACCGGCTCGGCGGGTGCGGGCGGCCGTGCAGCGGGCGCCCCCGGGGTCACGTCCCGGTCCCGGGCCCGCTGGGTCGTCGCGGAGGCGTCGGCGGAGACCTTGTCGGACGTCGCCTTCTTCGCCTTTGCCGCCTTCGTCGTCGCCTTCTTCGGAGCCATGATGCTTTCTCCACTGGTCGGGGTCGGGGCCGTCGTCGGCCCGGGGCATCGGGTGGGTCCCGGGGCATCGGATAGGTGCAGCACACCACGGACCTCGATCACCGGCTACCCGATATACCCCGATTAACCCTCTTCCTGTGATGCCCGTCGGCTGCAAGTCGCTCCGCCCCCGGACACCTCCGACAGGTTGGTCGTGACATCCGCGCATGAGTGCCGCCGAGACGGAAACCCGCAGGGTATGAAACGCATCCCGACGCCGACACCGGACCGCGGCGCTGAGGGCGAGCGTCCGGACACCGGCACGAACGCCGATGCCGGCCCCGACGAGCAGGTGCGCGAAAACGCCCCCGACCGGCCCACCGATCTGTCGAAACGCTCGTGGCGAGCCGTGCTGCGCGGCACCGTGAAGGAGTTCAAGAACGACGAGCTGGCCGACCGCGCAGCGGCTCTGACCTACTACGGGGTGCTGGCGCTCTTCCCCGCCCTGCTCGTCCTCGTGTCCCTGCTGGGCATCGCGGGCGAGTCGACGACGCAGCGAGTGCTGGACAACCTGCGCAGGCTGGCGCCCGGCTCGGTCCGGGACGTCATCAGCGACGCCGTCCTGCAACTGCAGGGCCGCAGCGGAGTCGGCTCGCTGGTCGCGATCGTCGGCCTGGTCGTCGCCCTCTGGTCCGCCTCCGGCTACGTCGCGGCGTTCATCCGTACCTCGAACGCCGTCTACGACGTCCCCGAAGGCCGGTCGGTGTGGCGGATCCTTCCGCTCCGCGTGGCACTGACCGTCGCGCTGATGCTCCTCGCCTGCGCGAGCGCACTGATCGTGGTCTTCACGGGCGGCCTCGCCCGGCGGGCGGGCGAGGCACTGGGCATGGGTGACGGCGCGCTCACGGCCTGGTCGATCGCGAAATGGCCCGTCCTGGTGCTGCTCGTCACGACCATGATCGCGCTCCTGTACTGGGCCGCGCCGAACGCCAAGGGCCGGGGCTTCAGGTGGGTCACCCCGGGCAGCTTCCTGGCCCTGCTGATCTGGATGGCCGCCTCGGCCGGGTTCGCCGTCTACGTCGCGAACTTCGCCTCCTACAACAAGACGTACGGCACGGTCGCGGGCGTGATCGTCTTCCTGGTGTGGCTGTGGATCACCAACCTCGCGATCCTGCTGGGGCTGGAGTTCGACGCGGAGATGACCCGCCAGCGGGCGATCGCGGGAGGCCTGCCCGAGCACGAGGAACCGTACGTGCAGCCCCGCGACACCAGGGCGTGGAGCGACGAGGACCGTCGCCGTGTGGAGGGATCCCCGACCCGGGACAGCGGACGGGAGCCGCAGCCGCAGCCGGGTACAGCCGACCGACGTGAGGACGAGGTGGAACATCGTGGGCACGATCATGGACACGAACGAACGGACGTACCGCCCCGGCGATGATTCGGTGGGCGTGCTGGTATCGCGGGCGTCCCAGCAGCTCTCGGAGCTGGTGCGCCAGGAGATGCAGCTCGCTCGGGTGGAGATGACGCAGAAGGGCAAGCGGTTCGGGACGGGCGGCGGCCTGTTCGGCGGAGCCGGACTCCTGGGCGTGCTGGCGGCCCAGGCCCTGGTGGTGGCGGGCATCGCCGCGCTGGCGCTCGTGCTCCCGGTCTGGGCCTCGGCCCTGATCGTCACCGCGGTGCTCGCCGTGACCGCCGCCGTGGTGGCGATGGCCGGCCGGAAGCAGATCGCGAAGGC encodes:
- a CDS encoding catalase codes for the protein MAPKKATTKAAKAKKATSDKVSADASATTQRARDRDVTPGAPAARPPAPAEPVDPREPLPPKADQRGPDALSPTGRATGASADAAAQAGPYLTTAQGARLYDSDHSLKAGARGPVLLQDHHLREKITHFDHERIPERVVHARGAAAHGVFTGYGTAAKVTKAAFLAKGVETPVFVRFSTVLGSRGSADSVRDTRGFATKFYTGEGTFDLVGNNIPVFFIQDALKFPDVIHAAKPHPDREIPQAQSAHDTFWDFVSLHTEATHHTLWNMSDRAIPRSYRMMEGFGVHTFRLVNAKGDSTLVKFHWKPRLGVHSLVWEEAQITAGMDPDFHRRDLADAIEAGAFPQWELGIQTFPDTPDQTFEGIDLLDPTKIVPEELAAVQPIGLMTLNANPQNYFAETEQVAFHPGHLVPGIDVTDDPLLAGRLFSYLDTQISRLGGPNFGQIPINRPHAPVNDMLRDGMHQSAVHAGVAPYRPNSLDGGCPFLAGADTAAFIEVPVELPAAHKERAAPESFDDHFSQPRQFWLSMTPVEREHIIAAYTFELSKCYEQAIRERVLGVLANIDSELCAQVAAGLGLPAPAATEPLARVEPSAALSQIGGTWPLDGRVVGIVAGPDSDVKGVAAARKAVLAAGMAPLVIAPTGGSLGAGKAALAVQRTFATARSTEFDALLLAGAPGPAADADGARDAKAGRGKGGRGKAVRRPATDPRLLLLVSEMFRHAKAIGGWDGAAAALGEAGVPTGAPGIVDAADPASAVKALTELLAEHRVWDRFPA
- a CDS encoding YihY/virulence factor BrkB family protein, with the translated sequence MKRIPTPTPDRGAEGERPDTGTNADAGPDEQVRENAPDRPTDLSKRSWRAVLRGTVKEFKNDELADRAAALTYYGVLALFPALLVLVSLLGIAGESTTQRVLDNLRRLAPGSVRDVISDAVLQLQGRSGVGSLVAIVGLVVALWSASGYVAAFIRTSNAVYDVPEGRSVWRILPLRVALTVALMLLACASALIVVFTGGLARRAGEALGMGDGALTAWSIAKWPVLVLLVTTMIALLYWAAPNAKGRGFRWVTPGSFLALLIWMAASAGFAVYVANFASYNKTYGTVAGVIVFLVWLWITNLAILLGLEFDAEMTRQRAIAGGLPEHEEPYVQPRDTRAWSDEDRRRVEGSPTRDSGREPQPQPGTADRREDEVEHRGHDHGHERTDVPPRR
- a CDS encoding phage holin family protein, which codes for MDTNERTYRPGDDSVGVLVSRASQQLSELVRQEMQLARVEMTQKGKRFGTGGGLFGGAGLLGVLAAQALVVAGIAALALVLPVWASALIVTAVLAVTAAVVAMAGRKQIAKAGTPAPEQAMDSVKADVAAIREKAHR
- a CDS encoding alpha/beta hydrolase, giving the protein MNIEALKTLKLHEFEEAAAGYRSTSDMASQAKDALEQRITAQMQKALKGVAVEAAVGQLREVAKDFHYVQVECGLMGTALKAFVADMRPPQKKLEQALSEAAEHKFTVGADGSVAYPAAGENPGGSPPQPGSAKGTLSEPARGILRQAGNIDPNPNYKIAQDIANRITEALNEATEADTKWAPQVRKLKADDDLVVSDGDWADAGKDMEGVRGAGQHYLDSLPQPPKDGSPQANADWWKGLDADQQAAWLSLRPDAVGAIDGLPATVRDEANRAVFDEKRGTYQMTLNGIPKPPANEWTWITAGMYPSKVHTDEWMQWDKKYGDQYRHLQSSLKGMESIQKRFDATGQNNLPEAYLLGFSPEGNGRAIVANGNPDTAAHQAVYVPGTTSNLSSIGGDIGRMENVWRTATDAADGKPVSTITWLGYDAPQDIVKDSPFSHYANDGAPAFNRFMDGLDASHTGDSDPHRTAIGHSYGTTLIGSAARQGDLNADDVITAGSPGVQVPKAEQLDVPKGHVWNQEADGDPVPDIGRFGHGGTDWDGPWRIPSDEVFGANQMTTGSNVSGHSEYWKEGSESLRNQGLVVAGHSENVTLKPPPNHWEHVK